A single region of the Triticum dicoccoides isolate Atlit2015 ecotype Zavitan chromosome 2B, WEW_v2.0, whole genome shotgun sequence genome encodes:
- the LOC119361855 gene encoding mannose/glucose-specific lectin-like, whose product MANPSNFQITPRAAIMESNELNFRSLYLFHTSLGANQTQSTVIDPNATTGLGQTAVNNWAICDSPSPGATVVARAQGLHIYAGNWQNIFSITFEVERFKGSTLQVMGISVEEGEWAIVGGTGQFAMANGVIYKKFHEQRSDGNIIELTVHAFCTVLNGSPSLLTKLGPWGGSGGSDKDIVEAPRRLESITVSSGLIVDSIKFSYVDQAGQKHTGGPWGGSGGNQNTIVLGASEFVKEVSGTHGIFDKDQHHIITSLKFITNVKAYGPFGEAKGTPFTIPAEKNSSIVGFFGRSGIYLDALGVYVSNSS is encoded by the exons ATGGCGAACCCCTCCAATTTCCAGATCACTCCCCGCGCCGCGATCATGGAGAGCAATGAGCTCAACTTCCGCAGCCTGTACCTGTTCCACACTTCCCTCGGCGCAAATCAGACCCAGTCCACGGTAATAGACCCGAATGCCACTACCGGTTTGGGTCAGACGGCTGTTAACAACTGGGCGATATGTGATAGCCCTAGCCCCGGTGCCACCGTCGTTGCACGTGCACAGGGCCTGCATATCTATGCCGGTAACTGGCAGAATATTTTCAGCATAACCTTTGAGGTTGAAAG GTTTAAGGGGTCAACGCTTCAGGTGATGGGGATATCTGTTGAGGAAGGTGAGTGGGCTATTGTTGGTGGGACAGGACAGTTCGCAATGGCAAACGGTGTCATATACAAAAAGTTCCATGAGCAGAGGAGCGATGGTAACATCATAGAACTCACTGTCCACGCGTTCTGTACCGTGCTGAATGGCTCGCCG AGCCTTCTCACAAAGCTTGGACCATGGGGTGGAAGTGGAGGGTCGGATAAAGACATCGTTGAGGCACCAAGGCGTCTAGAGAGCATCACAGTTAGCAGCGGCTTGATTGTTGATTCAATCAAATTTTCTTATGTTGACCAAGCTGGCCAGAAGCACACAGGTGGACCCTGGGGAGGATCCGGAGGAAATCAAAACACG ATCGTACTCGGGGCTTCTGAGTTTGTGAAGGAAGTCTCTGGGACACACGGCATTTTTGACAAAGACCAACACCACATAATAACGTCACTGAAATTCATCACCAATGTGAAGGCTTATGGGCCTTTCGGAGAAGCAAAGGGAACCCCTTTCACCATACCTGCGGAAAAGAATAGCAGCATAGTGGGCTTTTTCGGGCGTAGTGGGATATATCTCGATGCGCTTGGTGTCTACGTGTCCAACTCTAGCTAA